Proteins encoded by one window of Lathyrus oleraceus cultivar Zhongwan6 chromosome 1, CAAS_Psat_ZW6_1.0, whole genome shotgun sequence:
- the LOC127090755 gene encoding serine/threonine-protein phosphatase 7 long form homolog → MSLLWMGEPHRGMAANIVEYQDGRFRVHSHTYIQPSAVIIPYLELAGFANVAKTASLKVDSKLIVALLERWRPETHTFHLPTGECTITLEDVSMLLGLRVHGKAVNGPTNVTNDVYMENLGIEPTTSDKNGASVKIVWLEAILTQLKNNPNPSEVENILHAKIYILLLIATFLMPDKSHNLLHSSWLPLVGDLEKCNTYSWGSACFATLYRHMCKAAHKGVKSIGGCVVLLTVWAFTRIPLLAPVSNEVPSHPYALRWCKRGMSYGNNPRHHLRGYRVAIEHMEENDFIWRPYI, encoded by the exons ATGTCTTTGTTATGGATGGGCGAACCACACCGTGGGATGGCGGCAAACATTGTCGAATAC CAAGATGGTAGGTTTCGGGTCCATTCGCATACATACATTCAACCAAGTGCGGTTATAATACCGTATTTGGAACTAGCCGGTTTTGCAAATGTGGCCAAGACTGCAAGTCTAAAAGTAGACTCTAAACTAATTGTTGCATTGTTAGAGAGATGGAGACCGGAGACACACACCTTTCATTTACCAACAGGTGAATGTACTATCACACTAGAGGATGTGAGTATGTTACTCGGTCTCCGAGTCCATGGTAAAGCTGTTAATGGCCCAACAAACGTAACCAATGATGTTTACATGGAAAATTTGGGCATCGAACCAACAACTTCGGATAAAAATGGGGCTTCTGTCAAAATAGTTTGGTTAGAAGCAATATTAACACAACTCAAAAATAACCCTAACCCGTCCGAGGTAGAAAATATTCTTCATGCAAAAATTTATATTTTACTTTTAATTGCTACTTTTTTAATGCCAGATAAGAGTCACAATTTGTTGCATTCTTCTTGGTTACCTTTAGTAGGAGACCTTGAAAAATGTAATACATACAGTTGGGGTTCTGCTTGTTTTGCGACACTGTATAGACATATGTGCAAGGCGGCCCATAAAGGAGTCAAGAGCATAGGAGGATGTGTTGTATTACTAACTGTATGGGCATTCACACGCATACCCTTGTTAGCCCCGGTTAGTAACGAGGTTCCATCACATCCTTATGCATTAAG ATGGTGCAAACGAGGTATGAGTTATGGAAATAATCCTCGTCATCATCTACGAGGGTACCGTGTTGCAATAGAACACATGGAAGAAAATGAT tttatttggaggccgTACATATAA